Proteins encoded together in one Cicer arietinum cultivar CDC Frontier isolate Library 1 chromosome 4, Cicar.CDCFrontier_v2.0, whole genome shotgun sequence window:
- the LOC101507501 gene encoding amino-acid permease BAT1 homolog isoform X4, with product MVSAIQNRTLPSHVVTNDDASIDSGHNRLLQLGYKQELKRDLSVVSNFALSFSIISVLTGITTLYNTGLNFGGPVSMQYGWFLASAFTMLVALSMAEICSAYPTSGGLYYWSAKLAGPKRAPFASWITGWFNIIGLWAGTTSVDFSLAQLIQVIILLSTGGKNGGGYVASKYVVLAFHGGILLLHGIINSLPIYVLSFLGQLGAIWNVLGVFVLMILIPSVATERASAKFVFTHFNADNGNEINSRPYMFLLGLLMSQYTLSGYDASAHMTEETKGADRNGPKGIISAVGISIIVGWGYIVGITFAVTDIPYLLSENNDAGGYAIAEIFYQSFKRRYGNGIGGIICLAIVAVAIFFCGMGTITSNSRMAYAFSRDGAMPFSSLWHKVNKQDVPIYAVWLSVFMSFCMALTSLGSIVAFQAMVSIAVIGLYIAYALPIFFRVTLARKHFVAGPFNLGRYGIIIGLVAVIWWVHEEETAKSYELHGTLRLLHRLQ from the exons ATGGTATCTGCTATACAAAACAGGACACTCCCATCTCATGTGGTAACTAATGATGATGCTTCCATTGACTCTGGCCATAACCGTCTTCTTCAACTTGGTTACAAACAAGAACTCAAGCGCGATCTCTC GGTCGTTTCAAACTTTGCACtttcattttcaattatatCAGTGCTCACTGGTATCACTACCCTTTACAACACTGGGTTGAACTTTGGTGGTCCAGTTTCCATGCAATATGGTTGGTTTTTGGCTTCTGCTTTCACCATGCTTGTTGCACTTTCAATGGCTGAAATTTGTTCAGCTTATCCAACTTCTGGTGGTCTTTACTATTGGAGTGCCAAGCTTGCTGGTCCCAAGAGGGCCCCATTTGCCTCATGGATTACTGGCTG GTTCAATATCATAGGCCTG tggGCAGGGACAACAAGTGTAGATTTCTCACTTGCACAACTCATTCAGGTCATAATTCTCCTTAGTACTGGTGGGAAAAATGGTGGTGGATATGTAGCCTCTAAATATGTTGTTCTTGCTTTCCATGGTGGAATTTTGCTCCTTCATGGTATAATTAATAGCCTTCCTATTTATGTGTTATCATTTTTGGGGCAACTAGGTGCTATTTGGAATGTCTTAG GTGTTTTTGTGCTTATGATTCTCATTCCATCTGTTGCAACGGAAAGGGCTAGTGCCAAGTTTGTTTTCACTCATTTCAATGCTGATAATGGGAATGAAATCAATAGTAGACCCTACATGTTTCTATTGGGACTTCTAATGAGTCAGTATACCCTATCAGGATATGATGCGTCAGCTCATATG ACAGAGGAAACTAAGGGTGCTGATAGGAATGGACCAAAAGGAATTATAAGTGCTGTTGGGATATCTATTATTGTTGGATGGGGTTACATAGTAGGTATTACCTTTGCAGTTACTGACATCCCTTACCTTTTGAGTGAAAACAATGATGCCGGTGGTTATGCCATTGCTGAAATATTTTATCAGTCATTCAAGAGAAGATATGGAAATGGAATTGGGGGCATTATTTGTTTGGCAATAGTTGCTGTTGCCATTTTTTTCTGTGGTATGGGTACAATAACTAGCAATTCAAG GATGGCTTATGCTTTCTCAAGAGATGGGGCCatgccattttcatctttgtgGCATAAAGTTAACAAGCAGGATGTCCCTATATATGCAGTTTGGCTTTCTGTTTTCATGTCATTTTGCATGGCCCTAACA TCTCTTGGAAGTATAGTAGCATTTCAAGCTATGGTGTCAATAGCAGTGATTGGCCTCTACATTGCTTATGCACTACCTATCTTCTTTAGGGTGACCTTGGCACGTAAACACTTTGTTGCTGGACCTTTCAACTTGGGCCGCTATGGAATCATTATTGGGCTGGTTGCAGTTATTTGG tgggtgCACGAGGAAGAGACGGCAAAATCATACGAATTACACGGGACACTGAGACTTCTACATCGACTCCAATGA
- the LOC101507501 gene encoding amino-acid permease BAT1 homolog isoform X3 → MVSAIQNRTLPSHVVTNDDASIDSGHNRLLQLGYKQELKRDLSVVSNFALSFSIISVLTGITTLYNTGLNFGGPVSMQYGWFLASAFTMLVALSMAEICSAYPTSGGLYYWSAKLAGPKRAPFASWITGWFNIIGLWAGTTSVDFSLAQLIQVIILLSTGGKNGGGYVASKYVVLAFHGGILLLHGIINSLPIYVLSFLGQLGAIWNVLGVFVLMILIPSVATERASAKFVFTHFNADNGNEINSRPYMFLLGLLMSQYTLSGYDASAHMTEETKGADRNGPKGIISAVGISIIVGWGYIVGITFAVTDIPYLLSENNDAGGYAIAEIFYQSFKRRYGNGIGGIICLAIVAVAIFFCGMGTITSNSRMAYAFSRDGAMPFSSLWHKVNKQDVPIYAVWLSVFMSFCMALTSLGSIVAFQAMVSIAVIGLYIAYALPIFFRVTLARKHFVAGPFNLGRYGIIIGLVAVIWVWVHEEETAKSYELHGTLRLLHRLQ, encoded by the exons ATGGTATCTGCTATACAAAACAGGACACTCCCATCTCATGTGGTAACTAATGATGATGCTTCCATTGACTCTGGCCATAACCGTCTTCTTCAACTTGGTTACAAACAAGAACTCAAGCGCGATCTCTC GGTCGTTTCAAACTTTGCACtttcattttcaattatatCAGTGCTCACTGGTATCACTACCCTTTACAACACTGGGTTGAACTTTGGTGGTCCAGTTTCCATGCAATATGGTTGGTTTTTGGCTTCTGCTTTCACCATGCTTGTTGCACTTTCAATGGCTGAAATTTGTTCAGCTTATCCAACTTCTGGTGGTCTTTACTATTGGAGTGCCAAGCTTGCTGGTCCCAAGAGGGCCCCATTTGCCTCATGGATTACTGGCTG GTTCAATATCATAGGCCTG tggGCAGGGACAACAAGTGTAGATTTCTCACTTGCACAACTCATTCAGGTCATAATTCTCCTTAGTACTGGTGGGAAAAATGGTGGTGGATATGTAGCCTCTAAATATGTTGTTCTTGCTTTCCATGGTGGAATTTTGCTCCTTCATGGTATAATTAATAGCCTTCCTATTTATGTGTTATCATTTTTGGGGCAACTAGGTGCTATTTGGAATGTCTTAG GTGTTTTTGTGCTTATGATTCTCATTCCATCTGTTGCAACGGAAAGGGCTAGTGCCAAGTTTGTTTTCACTCATTTCAATGCTGATAATGGGAATGAAATCAATAGTAGACCCTACATGTTTCTATTGGGACTTCTAATGAGTCAGTATACCCTATCAGGATATGATGCGTCAGCTCATATG ACAGAGGAAACTAAGGGTGCTGATAGGAATGGACCAAAAGGAATTATAAGTGCTGTTGGGATATCTATTATTGTTGGATGGGGTTACATAGTAGGTATTACCTTTGCAGTTACTGACATCCCTTACCTTTTGAGTGAAAACAATGATGCCGGTGGTTATGCCATTGCTGAAATATTTTATCAGTCATTCAAGAGAAGATATGGAAATGGAATTGGGGGCATTATTTGTTTGGCAATAGTTGCTGTTGCCATTTTTTTCTGTGGTATGGGTACAATAACTAGCAATTCAAG GATGGCTTATGCTTTCTCAAGAGATGGGGCCatgccattttcatctttgtgGCATAAAGTTAACAAGCAGGATGTCCCTATATATGCAGTTTGGCTTTCTGTTTTCATGTCATTTTGCATGGCCCTAACA TCTCTTGGAAGTATAGTAGCATTTCAAGCTATGGTGTCAATAGCAGTGATTGGCCTCTACATTGCTTATGCACTACCTATCTTCTTTAGGGTGACCTTGGCACGTAAACACTTTGTTGCTGGACCTTTCAACTTGGGCCGCTATGGAATCATTATTGGGCTGGTTGCAGTTATTTGGGTG tgggtgCACGAGGAAGAGACGGCAAAATCATACGAATTACACGGGACACTGAGACTTCTACATCGACTCCAATGA
- the LOC101507501 gene encoding amino-acid permease BAT1 homolog isoform X2, translating into MVSAIQNRTLPSHVVTNDDASIDSGHNRLLQLGYKQELKRDLSVVSNFALSFSIISVLTGITTLYNTGLNFGGPVSMQYGWFLASAFTMLVALSMAEICSAYPTSGGLYYWSAKLAGPKRAPFASWITGWFNIIGLWAGTTSVDFSLAQLIQVIILLSTGGKNGGGYVASKYVVLAFHGGILLLHGVFVLMILIPSVATERASAKFVFTHFNADNGNEINSRPYMFLLGLLMSQYTLSGYDASAHMTEETKGADRNGPKGIISAVGISIIVGWGYIVGITFAVTDIPYLLSENNDAGGYAIAEIFYQSFKRRYGNGIGGIICLAIVAVAIFFCGMGTITSNSRMAYAFSRDGAMPFSSLWHKVNKQDVPIYAVWLSVFMSFCMALTSLGSIVAFQAMVSIAVIGLYIAYALPIFFRVTLARKHFVAGPFNLGRYGIIIGLVAVIWVVIISILFSLPVSYPITIETLNYTPVALGCFIILVVSYWLISGRHWFKGPITNLEK; encoded by the exons ATGGTATCTGCTATACAAAACAGGACACTCCCATCTCATGTGGTAACTAATGATGATGCTTCCATTGACTCTGGCCATAACCGTCTTCTTCAACTTGGTTACAAACAAGAACTCAAGCGCGATCTCTC GGTCGTTTCAAACTTTGCACtttcattttcaattatatCAGTGCTCACTGGTATCACTACCCTTTACAACACTGGGTTGAACTTTGGTGGTCCAGTTTCCATGCAATATGGTTGGTTTTTGGCTTCTGCTTTCACCATGCTTGTTGCACTTTCAATGGCTGAAATTTGTTCAGCTTATCCAACTTCTGGTGGTCTTTACTATTGGAGTGCCAAGCTTGCTGGTCCCAAGAGGGCCCCATTTGCCTCATGGATTACTGGCTG GTTCAATATCATAGGCCTG tggGCAGGGACAACAAGTGTAGATTTCTCACTTGCACAACTCATTCAGGTCATAATTCTCCTTAGTACTGGTGGGAAAAATGGTGGTGGATATGTAGCCTCTAAATATGTTGTTCTTGCTTTCCATGGTGGAATTTTGCTCCTTCATG GTGTTTTTGTGCTTATGATTCTCATTCCATCTGTTGCAACGGAAAGGGCTAGTGCCAAGTTTGTTTTCACTCATTTCAATGCTGATAATGGGAATGAAATCAATAGTAGACCCTACATGTTTCTATTGGGACTTCTAATGAGTCAGTATACCCTATCAGGATATGATGCGTCAGCTCATATG ACAGAGGAAACTAAGGGTGCTGATAGGAATGGACCAAAAGGAATTATAAGTGCTGTTGGGATATCTATTATTGTTGGATGGGGTTACATAGTAGGTATTACCTTTGCAGTTACTGACATCCCTTACCTTTTGAGTGAAAACAATGATGCCGGTGGTTATGCCATTGCTGAAATATTTTATCAGTCATTCAAGAGAAGATATGGAAATGGAATTGGGGGCATTATTTGTTTGGCAATAGTTGCTGTTGCCATTTTTTTCTGTGGTATGGGTACAATAACTAGCAATTCAAG GATGGCTTATGCTTTCTCAAGAGATGGGGCCatgccattttcatctttgtgGCATAAAGTTAACAAGCAGGATGTCCCTATATATGCAGTTTGGCTTTCTGTTTTCATGTCATTTTGCATGGCCCTAACA TCTCTTGGAAGTATAGTAGCATTTCAAGCTATGGTGTCAATAGCAGTGATTGGCCTCTACATTGCTTATGCACTACCTATCTTCTTTAGGGTGACCTTGGCACGTAAACACTTTGTTGCTGGACCTTTCAACTTGGGCCGCTATGGAATCATTATTGGGCTGGTTGCAGTTATTTGGGTGGTGATCATATCCATCCTATTCTCATTACCTGTTTCTTATCCAATAACTATTGAGACACTTAATTATACACCTGTTGCACTTGGATGTTTTATCATTCTTGTAGTTTCTTACTGGTTAATAAGTGGTAGGCATTGGTTTAAAGGGCCTATAACCAACTTAGAAAAATGA
- the LOC101507501 gene encoding amino-acid permease BAT1 homolog isoform X1 → MVSAIQNRTLPSHVVTNDDASIDSGHNRLLQLGYKQELKRDLSVVSNFALSFSIISVLTGITTLYNTGLNFGGPVSMQYGWFLASAFTMLVALSMAEICSAYPTSGGLYYWSAKLAGPKRAPFASWITGWFNIIGLWAGTTSVDFSLAQLIQVIILLSTGGKNGGGYVASKYVVLAFHGGILLLHGIINSLPIYVLSFLGQLGAIWNVLGVFVLMILIPSVATERASAKFVFTHFNADNGNEINSRPYMFLLGLLMSQYTLSGYDASAHMTEETKGADRNGPKGIISAVGISIIVGWGYIVGITFAVTDIPYLLSENNDAGGYAIAEIFYQSFKRRYGNGIGGIICLAIVAVAIFFCGMGTITSNSRMAYAFSRDGAMPFSSLWHKVNKQDVPIYAVWLSVFMSFCMALTSLGSIVAFQAMVSIAVIGLYIAYALPIFFRVTLARKHFVAGPFNLGRYGIIIGLVAVIWVVIISILFSLPVSYPITIETLNYTPVALGCFIILVVSYWLISGRHWFKGPITNLEK, encoded by the exons ATGGTATCTGCTATACAAAACAGGACACTCCCATCTCATGTGGTAACTAATGATGATGCTTCCATTGACTCTGGCCATAACCGTCTTCTTCAACTTGGTTACAAACAAGAACTCAAGCGCGATCTCTC GGTCGTTTCAAACTTTGCACtttcattttcaattatatCAGTGCTCACTGGTATCACTACCCTTTACAACACTGGGTTGAACTTTGGTGGTCCAGTTTCCATGCAATATGGTTGGTTTTTGGCTTCTGCTTTCACCATGCTTGTTGCACTTTCAATGGCTGAAATTTGTTCAGCTTATCCAACTTCTGGTGGTCTTTACTATTGGAGTGCCAAGCTTGCTGGTCCCAAGAGGGCCCCATTTGCCTCATGGATTACTGGCTG GTTCAATATCATAGGCCTG tggGCAGGGACAACAAGTGTAGATTTCTCACTTGCACAACTCATTCAGGTCATAATTCTCCTTAGTACTGGTGGGAAAAATGGTGGTGGATATGTAGCCTCTAAATATGTTGTTCTTGCTTTCCATGGTGGAATTTTGCTCCTTCATGGTATAATTAATAGCCTTCCTATTTATGTGTTATCATTTTTGGGGCAACTAGGTGCTATTTGGAATGTCTTAG GTGTTTTTGTGCTTATGATTCTCATTCCATCTGTTGCAACGGAAAGGGCTAGTGCCAAGTTTGTTTTCACTCATTTCAATGCTGATAATGGGAATGAAATCAATAGTAGACCCTACATGTTTCTATTGGGACTTCTAATGAGTCAGTATACCCTATCAGGATATGATGCGTCAGCTCATATG ACAGAGGAAACTAAGGGTGCTGATAGGAATGGACCAAAAGGAATTATAAGTGCTGTTGGGATATCTATTATTGTTGGATGGGGTTACATAGTAGGTATTACCTTTGCAGTTACTGACATCCCTTACCTTTTGAGTGAAAACAATGATGCCGGTGGTTATGCCATTGCTGAAATATTTTATCAGTCATTCAAGAGAAGATATGGAAATGGAATTGGGGGCATTATTTGTTTGGCAATAGTTGCTGTTGCCATTTTTTTCTGTGGTATGGGTACAATAACTAGCAATTCAAG GATGGCTTATGCTTTCTCAAGAGATGGGGCCatgccattttcatctttgtgGCATAAAGTTAACAAGCAGGATGTCCCTATATATGCAGTTTGGCTTTCTGTTTTCATGTCATTTTGCATGGCCCTAACA TCTCTTGGAAGTATAGTAGCATTTCAAGCTATGGTGTCAATAGCAGTGATTGGCCTCTACATTGCTTATGCACTACCTATCTTCTTTAGGGTGACCTTGGCACGTAAACACTTTGTTGCTGGACCTTTCAACTTGGGCCGCTATGGAATCATTATTGGGCTGGTTGCAGTTATTTGGGTGGTGATCATATCCATCCTATTCTCATTACCTGTTTCTTATCCAATAACTATTGAGACACTTAATTATACACCTGTTGCACTTGGATGTTTTATCATTCTTGTAGTTTCTTACTGGTTAATAAGTGGTAGGCATTGGTTTAAAGGGCCTATAACCAACTTAGAAAAATGA
- the LOC101508448 gene encoding lipid phosphate phosphatase 2-like, producing the protein MPEIQLGVHTIRSHGVRVARIHMHDWLILLLLVLIDAVLNIIEPFHRFVGVGMLTDLSYPLKDNTIPFWAVPIIAILLPLAVFLVYYFIRKDVYDFHHAILGLLFSVLITAVITDAIKDGVGRPRPDFFWRCFPDGKQVSDPVTSDVQCTGDKSVIKEGHKSFPSGHTSWSFAGLVFLSWYLSGKVRVFDRRGHVAKLCLVLLPVLTAAMIGVSRVDDYWHHWQDVFAGGLIGTVISSFCYLQFFPPPYDIDGWGPHAYFQMLAESRNGAQPPVNNNIHLAQSAELQTVSLYIPSQHDGDTRGNSWDSSPMLGGGSSQNARTH; encoded by the exons ATGCCAGAAATTCAGTTGGGTGTACACACTATCAGATCACATGGAGTTAGAGTCGCAAGGATACATATGCATGACTGGTTGATTCTTTTGCTTCTTGTGCTAATTGATGCTGTCTTGAATATAATAGAGCCATTTCACCGTTTTGTTGGAGTGGGGATGTTGACGGACCTTAGCTACCCACTGAAGGATAACACTATTCCCTTTTGGGCTGTTCCA ATAATAGCAATATTGCTGCCACTTGCCGTCTTTCTTGTTTACTATTTCATTCGAAAGGATGTTTATGACTTTCACCACGCCATATTGG GCCTTCTATTTTCTGTACTCATTACTGCGGTGATAACTGATGCTATCAAAGATGGTGTTGGACGGCCACGGCCAGATTTCTTCTGGCGTTGTTTCCCTGATGGAAAGCAG GTGAGTGATCCAGTAACAAGTGATGTTCAATGTACTGGAGATAAAAGTGTTATTAAGGAAGGGCATAAAAGTTTCCCAAGTGGGCATACATCTT GGTCGTTTGCTGGTCTTGTTTTCCTTTCTTGGTATCTATCAGGAAAAGTTAGAGTGTTTGACCGTAGAGGCCACGTTGCAAAGCTCTGTCTTGTTCTCTTACCAGTCCTCACGGCAGCTATGATTGGTGTCTCTCGTGTTGATGATTATTGGCACCATTGGCAAGATGTGTTTGCTGGAGGTCTTATAG GGACGGTAATATCTTCCTTTTGCTACTTACAATTCTTTCCACCTCCATATGACATTGATG GTTGGGGACCTCATGCTTATTTCCAGATGTTAGCTGAATCCCGTAATGGTGCTCAGCCTCCTGTCAACAACAACATTCATCTTGCACAATCTGCAGAGCTTCAGACTGTATCGTTGTATATCCCATCTCAGCATGATGGAGATACACGAGGCAATAGCTGGGATTCGAGCCCCATGTTAGGTGGTGGATCATCACAAAATGCAAGGACACACTGA